From uncultured Fibrobacter sp., the proteins below share one genomic window:
- a CDS encoding carbohydrate-binding domain-containing protein: MKCIYPMFFALFAATAPFAATVDLSTLTGNYTAQNGDVLTGSLEGKSQPYKISIADGAKVTLSDATINGSSSKDCPWAGLTCLGNCTVVLKGSNTVKGFYNEFPGIQAAKNEGKGDEYTLVIEGNGSLDAKSSGWGAGIGGGYSDFDCSFGKKNCGNIIIRGGIVTATGGSYAAGIGSGGRGTCGNITISGGEVTATGGAQAAGIGSGSSGVSAAITISGGKVTATGRVWAAGIGSGNEGTSGAITISGGEVEATAGKKAAGIGNGYQGKSDDIIITNDITKVMATKGIEAPYSINVGDEESASTITIGGVVMGPIEKSSFEFPAELVDVETAGSKTVAFINGNYNGEDALSLTEDVSVDNVIFKRTFPAIDGENNYSTIMFPFEISANKVGNVKQVVSFLGIGVDSTNHKYVAVERVWCNEQSNTKCNYGTAKLEAYKPYLIQLESGKTSISINNTDPLVLKASPTDADAYDVAQDDDYSAYGDFVFRGVVQTKTWDATDPEIEGTAKAAAYGFAGSSATDISIGQFVKVGEGAYIKPFRAYIYKKPVPQSAPRAQSHALYQPAPVDDLPDEMEVIIVDREKDGSELTTVIGQFNSRTGKIRLNRTTRTYDLKGRSVRGGNRMAKGVYLNK; this comes from the coding sequence ATGAAATGCATATACCCTATGTTTTTTGCTTTATTTGCTGCTACGGCACCGTTTGCTGCGACAGTCGATCTTTCTACGTTAACAGGCAATTATACAGCGCAGAATGGCGATGTCCTGACGGGCTCGCTTGAAGGAAAATCTCAGCCTTACAAGATTTCCATCGCCGATGGGGCCAAGGTCACACTCAGCGACGCGACAATCAACGGCTCCAGCTCAAAAGATTGCCCGTGGGCGGGCCTTACCTGCTTGGGTAATTGTACCGTCGTTCTCAAAGGCTCTAATACAGTGAAGGGTTTTTATAATGAATTTCCTGGCATTCAAGCTGCGAAAAACGAAGGAAAAGGTGATGAATATACGTTAGTGATTGAGGGCAATGGCTCCCTTGATGCTAAAAGCAGTGGTTGGGGCGCCGGCATAGGCGGTGGTTATAGTGACTTTGATTGCTCGTTTGGTAAAAAAAACTGTGGTAATATAATTATCCGTGGCGGTATTGTTACAGCAACGGGTGGTAGTTATGCAGCCGGCATAGGCAGCGGCGGTAGAGGAACCTGCGGTAATATAACTATCAGTGGTGGCGAAGTTACAGCAACGGGTGGTGCTCAAGCTGCCGGCATAGGCAGCGGCTCAAGTGGAGTAAGCGCCGCTATAACAATCAGTGGTGGCAAAGTTACGGCAACGGGTCGTGTTTGGGCTGCCGGCATAGGCAGTGGCAATGAAGGAACCAGTGGCGCTATAACAATCAGTGGTGGCGAAGTTGAAGCGACGGCTGGTAAAAAAGCTGCCGGCATAGGCAATGGTTATCAAGGAAAAAGTGACGATATTATAATTACTAATGACATAACTAAGGTTATGGCAACAAAGGGGATTGAAGCACCCTATAGCATCAATGTTGGGGATGAGGAATCCGCCTCTACGATTACTATCGGTGGAGTTGTTATGGGGCCTATTGAAAAGAGTTCCTTTGAATTCCCTGCGGAACTTGTTGATGTTGAAACCGCTGGTAGCAAGACCGTCGCCTTTATTAACGGCAATTATAACGGCGAAGACGCCTTGAGCCTTACAGAAGATGTGTCTGTTGACAATGTTATTTTTAAGCGCACCTTCCCCGCCATCGATGGTGAAAATAATTATTCCACCATCATGTTCCCGTTCGAAATCAGCGCAAATAAAGTTGGTAACGTAAAACAGGTTGTTTCGTTCCTCGGCATAGGCGTTGATAGCACAAACCATAAGTATGTGGCTGTGGAACGGGTCTGGTGCAATGAACAATCTAACACAAAATGTAATTACGGCACAGCCAAGCTTGAAGCGTACAAGCCGTATCTAATCCAGCTTGAGTCTGGAAAAACGAGTATTTCCATAAATAATACGGACCCGCTCGTGCTCAAGGCTAGCCCGACCGACGCTGATGCATACGATGTGGCGCAGGACGACGATTATAGTGCGTATGGTGATTTCGTGTTCCGTGGCGTTGTACAAACAAAAACCTGGGATGCTACCGATCCAGAAATCGAGGGAACAGCCAAGGCCGCGGCCTATGGCTTTGCGGGTTCATCCGCTACAGATATCTCGATTGGCCAGTTTGTCAAGGTGGGCGAAGGAGCCTACATCAAGCCGTTCCGCGCCTATATCTATAAAAAGCCGGTACCGCAATCAGCACCGCGGGCGCAGTCCCATGCCTTGTACCAGCCCGCACCTGTCGACGACCTTCCGGACGAGATGGAGGTTATTATTGTTGACAGAGAAAAGGATGGCTCGGAACTGACGACGGTTATTGGCCAGTTCAACAGCCGTACAGGGAAAATCCGTCTGAACCGTACGACGCGCACCTACGACCTGAAGGGTCGTTCTGTCCGCGGTGGAAACCGCATGGCAAAGGGCGTTTATTTAAACAAGTAA
- a CDS encoding fibro-slime domain-containing protein, with protein sequence MVNWANKFKMAALAAALGTGVASAEKTVVFFTPWSNTNAVLFMDGDSVATMTALDNYCGWFKATIDAPEKNFNVYFKQTVGLHYVGAEGVVTEEPMTAGEISLDSVAALSDTIWVQGYKTDVPAQFSSYPGVLGDCPLKKIPVTVYDWLHGTKGDGDGSGKNGDPANGVSADFGSGGCSGKDKAVTGMVEYNLGENGVPVRADPFPEKCKITEHLDSWFLPEVIAKDDEGNEYTNMTCRDLYVSMDDEGFWLAEVSKDQISKGNEANSDGMFLLDDFEFLDEAKTVPNPYYDQLKGTKIGKHNFGYAAKIQATFEYVPGQYFDFYGDDDVWVFIDHRLAVDIGGQHGQVAGAVDLDTIGQNTGDKLVPGKIYDFHIFYVERHTGSSNFRMRTSIDLQVDASIFLSSDNRDGGTTYEVWQINKKNKLSCNFDANSTELDTTGGVSTFKLTGGNLAGPEILGIGTHYEGIKITSDSTFSIDSAAIVSSFALAPGHYFLEITLKADPSQMVKVEITVPSYSVPSVAFAKEDWTILGKEVSGDTAQIGPWAYATYQVNITFFEEWAKVNNYNRKINLSFSNPDIDILDTVGGKKINAVTLDENGRATFYVHANSPVSGVNLTAKGAAAGVSVWSNLKFAEPPAPRVERAIVVDRNGDGRADSLYVHFEHSIMGNSRLDSIQFTFGESFQPTSKFKVINETDIAITAEDMTGEGCSKSVCGFGSRQFTGDASGAYTGSLNNWFTYKNEGEVSNFYIENEPVSDGVGPIILAASKTENKDGNRFLNITFSEAITDESRAAFAEMFEFTCIRSGSNQVPEKPVLQSGLGTQMMLVYAVSEMDAVLPNAGDMIRFAPRGSARDLVGNAPHAENPWVVITGNQDLGVENPGVVALGEDPYDIIKNNSVTQPKLITGTTQTAQQIADSLGVQGSLLDFDIAKIMVEQTKNAVDALEIFVKSRIGSETDYDTTITSISEQEALAQLFNDIRVNLLDTSYGFSEQTINGILDGSITEENYKNFVGEQELGVIATMTEANIDASRDTTITIGGVTTVTQGDLFELIRSGKLDAELAEAGVSEKLVEAIKRGDVTEYNLEEYRSGEKTIVADNAVELYYRTHYFSQFGQYVGGTSGSIKCSDKEVYGDEGCLKNKGKVFLAWNMRSKNGRLVGTGVYIARLEVKIVVDGKNTVHRTHDYLWGVRRGKSGF encoded by the coding sequence ATGGTAAATTGGGCGAATAAGTTCAAAATGGCGGCCTTGGCCGCCGCTTTGGGTACAGGCGTTGCCTCGGCAGAAAAGACAGTGGTGTTCTTTACGCCGTGGTCGAATACCAATGCAGTCTTGTTCATGGACGGCGATTCCGTGGCGACAATGACTGCGCTAGACAATTACTGCGGTTGGTTCAAGGCGACCATCGACGCACCCGAAAAGAATTTCAACGTCTACTTCAAGCAGACCGTTGGCCTGCATTACGTGGGCGCCGAAGGCGTGGTGACCGAAGAACCCATGACCGCGGGCGAAATATCGCTCGATTCCGTGGCCGCGCTTTCGGACACCATTTGGGTGCAGGGCTACAAGACCGACGTCCCGGCGCAGTTTTCGAGCTACCCTGGCGTACTCGGCGATTGCCCGCTCAAAAAAATTCCCGTGACCGTTTACGACTGGCTGCACGGAACCAAAGGCGACGGCGACGGTAGCGGCAAAAATGGTGACCCCGCAAACGGAGTCAGTGCCGACTTTGGTTCGGGCGGATGTTCCGGCAAGGACAAGGCCGTCACAGGCATGGTCGAATACAATCTCGGCGAAAACGGAGTCCCCGTACGCGCAGACCCGTTCCCCGAAAAATGCAAGATTACGGAACATCTCGACAGTTGGTTCTTGCCCGAAGTCATCGCCAAAGATGACGAAGGCAACGAGTATACCAACATGACTTGCCGCGACCTTTACGTGTCTATGGACGACGAAGGATTCTGGCTTGCTGAAGTTTCCAAAGACCAGATTTCTAAAGGCAACGAGGCCAATTCGGACGGCATGTTCCTGCTGGACGATTTTGAATTTCTCGACGAAGCGAAGACGGTTCCGAACCCTTATTACGACCAACTGAAGGGAACAAAAATCGGAAAGCATAACTTCGGTTATGCCGCAAAAATCCAGGCGACTTTTGAATACGTTCCGGGGCAGTATTTTGATTTTTACGGCGACGACGATGTGTGGGTATTTATCGACCACCGCCTAGCTGTAGACATTGGCGGGCAGCACGGTCAGGTAGCGGGCGCTGTGGATCTCGATACCATCGGACAGAACACAGGCGACAAGCTTGTTCCCGGCAAAATCTACGACTTCCATATTTTCTATGTGGAACGTCATACGGGCTCTTCGAATTTCCGCATGCGCACCTCGATTGATTTGCAGGTCGATGCGTCAATCTTCTTGTCGTCGGACAATCGCGACGGCGGCACCACTTACGAAGTCTGGCAGATAAACAAGAAGAACAAGCTTTCTTGCAACTTTGATGCAAATTCTACCGAGCTCGATACGACCGGTGGCGTGTCTACCTTCAAGCTTACGGGCGGAAACCTCGCGGGGCCGGAAATTCTGGGCATTGGCACCCATTACGAAGGTATCAAGATTACGAGCGATTCTACGTTCTCTATTGACTCTGCGGCGATTGTTTCTAGCTTTGCGCTTGCCCCCGGCCATTACTTTTTAGAGATCACGCTCAAGGCGGACCCGAGTCAAATGGTGAAGGTCGAAATTACGGTGCCCTCTTATTCTGTGCCGAGTGTCGCGTTTGCAAAAGAAGACTGGACGATTCTCGGTAAAGAGGTTTCGGGCGACACCGCCCAAATTGGCCCCTGGGCGTATGCGACTTACCAGGTGAACATTACCTTCTTTGAAGAATGGGCGAAGGTCAACAATTACAACCGCAAGATTAACCTTTCTTTCTCGAACCCGGATATCGATATTTTAGATACGGTGGGCGGCAAGAAAATCAATGCCGTGACTCTCGACGAAAACGGTCGCGCCACGTTCTACGTACATGCGAATTCCCCTGTGTCGGGCGTGAACCTTACGGCCAAGGGCGCTGCAGCGGGTGTTTCGGTGTGGAGCAACTTGAAATTTGCCGAACCGCCTGCACCCCGTGTAGAACGCGCCATTGTGGTAGATAGAAACGGTGACGGCCGTGCAGATAGTTTGTATGTGCATTTCGAGCACTCTATCATGGGCAATAGCCGACTTGATTCGATCCAGTTTACCTTTGGCGAATCGTTCCAACCGACATCGAAATTCAAGGTGATAAACGAAACCGATATCGCAATCACGGCCGAAGACATGACCGGCGAAGGTTGCAGCAAAAGCGTTTGCGGCTTTGGCAGCAGGCAATTTACGGGTGATGCGTCTGGTGCGTACACGGGATCTTTGAACAACTGGTTCACCTACAAAAACGAAGGCGAAGTTAGCAACTTCTACATCGAAAATGAACCGGTAAGCGATGGCGTTGGCCCCATTATTCTTGCGGCTTCGAAAACCGAAAACAAAGACGGGAATAGATTTTTGAACATTACCTTTAGCGAAGCGATTACAGATGAATCCAGGGCCGCCTTTGCCGAGATGTTTGAATTCACCTGCATACGTTCGGGTTCGAATCAGGTGCCGGAAAAGCCTGTATTGCAGAGCGGTTTGGGTACGCAAATGATGCTGGTTTATGCCGTAAGCGAAATGGATGCGGTGCTCCCGAATGCCGGGGACATGATCCGCTTTGCGCCTCGCGGCTCCGCACGTGATTTGGTCGGCAATGCGCCGCATGCCGAAAACCCGTGGGTCGTAATTACCGGAAACCAGGACCTCGGCGTAGAAAATCCGGGCGTTGTCGCTCTCGGCGAAGACCCGTACGACATCATCAAGAATAATTCCGTAACGCAGCCAAAACTCATAACGGGCACAACGCAGACTGCCCAGCAGATTGCGGATTCCCTGGGCGTGCAAGGGTCGCTTCTTGATTTCGATATCGCAAAAATCATGGTGGAGCAAACGAAAAATGCGGTCGATGCTCTTGAAATCTTTGTCAAGTCGCGCATCGGGAGCGAAACCGATTACGACACGACCATTACGAGCATTAGCGAACAAGAAGCGCTTGCGCAATTGTTCAACGATATCCGCGTGAATCTGTTAGACACGTCGTACGGATTTAGCGAACAGACCATCAATGGAATCTTGGACGGCTCCATTACCGAAGAAAACTACAAGAACTTTGTGGGCGAACAGGAACTTGGCGTGATTGCGACCATGACCGAAGCCAATATCGATGCAAGCCGCGACACGACCATTACCATAGGCGGCGTTACAACGGTAACGCAGGGCGACTTGTTTGAATTGATTCGCAGCGGAAAACTGGATGCCGAACTCGCCGAGGCGGGCGTGAGCGAAAAACTGGTCGAGGCAATCAAGCGTGGCGATGTGACCGAATACAACCTCGAAGAATACCGCAGCGGCGAAAAGACGATTGTCGCCGACAATGCAGTCGAACTTTACTACCGCACGCATTATTTTAGCCAATTTGGCCAGTATGTGGGCGGAACGTCGGGTTCCATCAAGTGTTCCGACAAAGAAGTGTACGGCGACGAAGGCTGCCTCAAAAACAAGGGGAAAGTGTTCCTGGCCTGGAACATGCGCTCCAAAAACGGGCGTTTGGTGGGTACAGGCGTCTATATTGCGCGTCTCGAAGTCAAAATTGTGGTAGACGGCAAGAATACGGTGCACCGCACGCACGATTACCTATGGGGCGTACGCCGCGGAAAATCGGGTTTTTAA
- a CDS encoding cellulase family glycosylhydrolase gives MKFGFKVRHVACGILAAMAISSVSSFAVTSQFRGVNWADKRDNFVSDVLVLSGMSLSDNYQSASVVADRVIGQFQELFGTNSVRIPVNEPTILKFWDTYTGVIDMGLSKGRIVMGYWGPAQPSGPKNMNDWWSMWAKIVEKYGDHPNAYFEIFNEPHMYSKTELRDLYAQWLSKFPNVPRDHILLDGSGLAWNVPDIADDPRFEGCLFAVHEYTFWNMSITTEQGWKNSFKGKVGKYVDRTVCTEWGGAMSPGDKAGVHYDYMDYNSTPTNYFMAYIRGMSDQLREWEMGSFYWPGLRDGDWYSMTKRSGEGANIKLQIVNQSGVDRMKMAWADTVETNPPERKAYNDKVAEIPGKIEAENYDEGGNRFSFYDKDATNKGETYREDAVDVVTLDGATCNGGACKGYAIGYTEAGEWLEYSVKVAADGKYGVRANVATASETSKIQLLVDGKVLLDTITIDKVDTTWNVYKEMDIGTANLTAGEHILRLVIAGSYVNVDWLQFCEKETCEDKTGIRAIAPTAVSKAAPRLRKQGGKLFVEKNGMRFDLTGHRIK, from the coding sequence ATGAAGTTTGGTTTCAAGGTCAGGCATGTTGCCTGTGGTATTTTGGCTGCAATGGCCATTTCGTCGGTGAGTTCCTTCGCGGTAACGAGCCAGTTCCGCGGTGTGAACTGGGCCGATAAACGTGACAATTTCGTGTCTGACGTGCTGGTGCTTTCGGGCATGAGCCTGTCGGACAATTACCAGTCGGCATCTGTGGTGGCAGACCGTGTTATCGGGCAGTTCCAGGAACTGTTCGGCACCAACAGCGTGCGCATTCCGGTGAACGAACCTACGATTCTCAAGTTCTGGGATACCTACACGGGCGTTATCGACATGGGCCTTTCCAAGGGCCGCATCGTAATGGGCTATTGGGGCCCCGCACAGCCTTCGGGCCCGAAGAACATGAATGATTGGTGGAGCATGTGGGCAAAAATCGTCGAAAAATACGGCGACCACCCGAATGCCTACTTTGAAATTTTCAATGAACCGCATATGTACAGCAAAACGGAACTGCGCGATCTTTATGCCCAGTGGCTGAGCAAGTTCCCGAATGTGCCGCGCGACCATATTCTGCTTGACGGCTCGGGCCTTGCCTGGAACGTGCCTGACATTGCCGACGACCCGCGCTTTGAAGGTTGCCTTTTCGCGGTGCACGAATACACCTTCTGGAACATGAGCATTACCACCGAACAGGGCTGGAAAAACAGCTTCAAGGGCAAAGTGGGCAAGTACGTTGACCGCACGGTGTGTACGGAATGGGGTGGCGCCATGAGCCCTGGTGACAAGGCGGGCGTGCATTACGACTACATGGACTATAATTCTACTCCGACGAACTACTTTATGGCCTACATTCGCGGCATGTCCGACCAATTGCGCGAATGGGAAATGGGTAGCTTCTACTGGCCGGGACTCCGCGATGGTGACTGGTATAGCATGACCAAACGCAGCGGCGAAGGGGCGAATATCAAGCTCCAAATCGTGAACCAGTCGGGCGTAGACCGCATGAAAATGGCTTGGGCCGACACCGTCGAAACGAACCCGCCAGAACGCAAGGCATACAATGACAAGGTTGCCGAAATTCCGGGGAAAATCGAGGCCGAAAATTACGACGAGGGCGGTAACCGCTTCAGTTTCTACGACAAAGATGCTACCAACAAGGGCGAAACTTATCGCGAAGACGCTGTGGATGTGGTCACCCTCGATGGCGCGACTTGCAACGGTGGCGCTTGCAAGGGTTACGCGATTGGCTATACCGAAGCGGGCGAGTGGCTTGAATACAGCGTGAAGGTTGCTGCCGACGGCAAGTACGGTGTTCGTGCGAATGTGGCGACTGCTTCCGAGACTTCAAAAATCCAGTTGCTTGTCGACGGCAAGGTGCTTCTCGATACTATCACGATTGACAAGGTTGACACGACCTGGAATGTATACAAAGAAATGGATATCGGAACCGCTAACCTTACTGCTGGCGAACACATTCTAAGGCTTGTCATTGCAGGCAGCTATGTGAATGTAGACTGGCTCCAGTTCTGCGAAAAAGAAACTTGTGAAGACAAAACAGGAATCCGTGCCATCGCTCCGACGGCTGTTTCTAAGGCAGCTCCGCGCCTGCGCAAACAAGGCGGCAAGCTCTTTGTCGAAAAGAACGGAATGCGCTTTGACTTGACCGGACACCGCATCAAATAG
- a CDS encoding carbohydrate-binding protein, with amino-acid sequence MNTKILSLAFGCTLAFAGAAVAATQATFYVSPSGNDAAAGTKDAPFKTITQAQKAVRAINGTMTGDIEVILREGTYALPATIGFDERDGGKDGHYVRYKAADGEKPLISGGMQITGWTIHDEANNIWKAEGVDGRFRQLYVNNRKAVRACFPNVIDAKEKGNGGFDHDFVRLTKVDSSGRAFDVSADYIKNIKNIEDVEIHLMIAWSENILRLEKAQVNGGTAKLIPKDPERTKLFHRAFPMLGTAFMSNPPKQQVFYLENSYDLIDAPGEWYLDEKNHVLYYKPRSGESMSTAHVVAPRLNTLFSVLGKDTKNKVGYMSFEGLIFAHSNFTRPSDEGFLDLQAANFNVDVLPDPSRGNWEKLNSNKYLLWRPDAAFRVENAHHFLVQGNVFSQIAATGLDFVSGTNDDMIQGNAFFEIGAAGIMLGKFYQDSTTEIHIAYNPSDKDEISTRDTVKNNLVTNVTNEHQGAVGIGAGYPRYVVIEHNEVSYTYYSGISIGFGWTKQQTAMTNNHVNWNEIHHIARLLCDSGPIYTLSNQGTGSEIQHNYIHDNGTSKWADYWNVPIYLDEGSSGFTVKENVFKNSPAGVGQNQAGQNTLQQSNNYYSDDVVNNAGIEKAFRYIRDIKEIPLADFNGAVTQEPYKAIFSIPGFVQLEDYDMGGQSVSFYDKDFVNEGGAYREDGVDIVQIDSADASKGYAIGYTQAGEWLEYSVNVVTTSKFVFRANVADGIEGGSIRLFIDGKAVTDTVAVPQTEDWNTYTLMDGETSEIEKGDHVLRVQFTGSYVNLDWIQFALTKEELNTTGIRKVPTYSMDFMPNMQRSLKVYGANGRFMGSVEPRAGLALTETLKQAGFAQGIYMVRGMGKTLRVQLK; translated from the coding sequence ATGAATACAAAGATTCTTTCTTTGGCGTTTGGCTGCACGCTCGCTTTTGCCGGTGCCGCCGTTGCCGCCACTCAGGCGACATTCTACGTTTCCCCCTCTGGCAATGATGCTGCCGCAGGTACTAAAGACGCTCCGTTCAAGACGATTACGCAGGCCCAGAAGGCCGTGCGTGCCATTAATGGCACCATGACGGGCGACATCGAAGTAATTTTGCGCGAAGGTACTTACGCATTGCCCGCCACAATCGGCTTTGACGAACGCGACGGCGGTAAAGACGGCCACTACGTGCGCTATAAAGCTGCTGATGGCGAAAAGCCCTTGATTTCCGGCGGTATGCAAATTACCGGCTGGACCATCCACGACGAGGCGAACAACATCTGGAAAGCCGAAGGCGTCGATGGCCGTTTCCGCCAGCTTTACGTGAACAACCGCAAGGCAGTTCGCGCGTGCTTCCCCAACGTGATTGATGCAAAGGAAAAAGGCAACGGCGGTTTCGACCACGATTTCGTGCGCCTCACGAAGGTGGACTCTTCGGGCCGCGCCTTCGATGTCTCTGCCGACTACATCAAGAATATCAAGAACATCGAAGACGTCGAAATCCACCTGATGATTGCCTGGTCCGAAAACATCTTGCGCCTGGAAAAGGCCCAGGTAAACGGCGGCACCGCAAAGCTCATCCCCAAGGATCCTGAACGCACCAAGCTGTTCCACCGCGCTTTCCCCATGCTCGGCACCGCCTTCATGAGCAATCCGCCCAAGCAGCAGGTTTTCTATCTGGAGAATTCCTACGACTTGATTGACGCTCCGGGTGAATGGTACCTGGACGAAAAGAACCATGTGCTTTACTACAAGCCCCGTTCTGGCGAAAGCATGTCTACGGCCCACGTGGTTGCACCCCGCCTCAATACTTTGTTCAGCGTTTTGGGTAAAGACACCAAGAACAAAGTGGGCTACATGAGCTTCGAAGGCCTGATCTTTGCCCATTCCAACTTTACCCGCCCGAGCGACGAAGGCTTTTTGGATTTGCAGGCTGCAAACTTCAATGTAGACGTCCTTCCGGATCCGAGCCGCGGAAACTGGGAAAAGCTGAACAGCAACAAGTACTTGCTGTGGCGCCCCGATGCGGCCTTCCGCGTTGAAAATGCCCATCATTTCTTGGTGCAGGGTAACGTATTCTCGCAGATTGCGGCCACGGGCCTCGACTTTGTCTCGGGCACTAACGATGACATGATCCAGGGCAATGCCTTCTTCGAAATCGGTGCCGCGGGCATTATGCTGGGCAAATTCTATCAGGATTCTACGACTGAAATCCATATCGCTTACAACCCGAGTGACAAAGACGAAATCAGCACCCGCGATACGGTCAAGAACAATTTGGTCACCAACGTGACGAACGAACATCAAGGTGCCGTAGGTATTGGCGCCGGTTACCCCCGCTATGTGGTAATCGAACATAACGAAGTTTCTTACACTTATTACTCCGGTATTTCTATTGGTTTTGGCTGGACCAAGCAGCAAACTGCCATGACCAATAACCATGTGAACTGGAACGAAATTCACCACATTGCGCGCTTGCTTTGCGACTCCGGCCCGATTTACACGCTCTCTAACCAGGGTACCGGTAGCGAAATCCAGCACAACTATATCCACGATAACGGAACGTCTAAGTGGGCCGACTACTGGAACGTGCCTATTTACTTGGACGAAGGCTCTAGCGGCTTTACCGTGAAAGAAAACGTGTTCAAGAATTCCCCTGCAGGCGTAGGCCAGAATCAGGCGGGTCAGAACACTCTGCAGCAGTCCAATAACTATTACAGCGATGATGTGGTAAACAACGCCGGTATCGAAAAGGCGTTCCGCTACATTCGCGATATCAAGGAAATCCCGCTCGCTGACTTTAACGGTGCTGTGACCCAGGAACCTTACAAGGCAATCTTTAGCATTCCGGGCTTTGTGCAGCTCGAAGACTACGATATGGGCGGCCAGAGCGTATCGTTCTACGACAAGGACTTTGTGAACGAAGGTGGCGCCTACCGCGAAGACGGTGTCGACATTGTGCAAATCGATTCTGCTGACGCCAGCAAGGGTTACGCGATTGGTTACACCCAGGCAGGCGAATGGCTCGAATACAGCGTGAACGTAGTGACTACAAGCAAGTTCGTGTTCCGCGCCAACGTGGCAGATGGCATTGAAGGCGGTAGCATTCGCCTGTTTATCGATGGCAAGGCTGTGACCGATACCGTTGCGGTGCCGCAAACCGAAGACTGGAACACCTATACGCTCATGGACGGCGAAACTAGCGAAATCGAAAAGGGCGACCATGTGCTGCGCGTGCAGTTCACCGGTAGCTACGTAAATCTGGACTGGATCCAGTTCGCTCTCACCAAGGAAGAACTTAACACCACCGGCATTCGCAAGGTGCCGACCTACAGCATGGACTTTATGCCCAATATGCAGCGTTCGCTCAAGGTTTATGGCGCAAACGGCCGCTTTATGGGTAGCGTAGAACCGCGTGCAGGCCTCGCCCTCACCGAAACGCTTAAGCAAGCCGGCTTTGCCCAGGGTATCTACATGGTACGCGGCATGGGCAAGACGCTCCGCGTGCAGCTCAAGTAG